One window of the Streptomyces sp. TS71-3 genome contains the following:
- a CDS encoding NADPH-dependent FMN reductase: MTRIVLISGSMRGQSVNTAAIATLRRILTGGPDPVETRVLLPSRIPFYDQDADAEDRIDAAARGARRLVESADAVVISTPSYNGLISGLLMNALDWLSRPWHQGAIAGKPVAMLSASPGARGAVDAQPVLRSVLLRADAVMIDAPTVAIRYAEDLPRADGHFTDPGVIADLTELARAVLDHLGRSPCTGGLDGRLLSAQHT, encoded by the coding sequence GTGACCCGCATCGTTCTCATCTCCGGCAGCATGCGCGGCCAGTCGGTGAACACCGCGGCCATCGCCACGCTGCGCCGGATCCTCACCGGGGGCCCCGATCCCGTCGAGACGCGCGTGCTCCTGCCCTCCCGCATCCCGTTCTACGACCAGGACGCGGACGCGGAGGACCGGATCGACGCGGCAGCGCGGGGTGCGCGCCGGCTGGTGGAATCCGCCGATGCCGTGGTGATCAGCACCCCCTCGTACAACGGCCTGATCTCCGGCCTGCTGATGAACGCCCTCGACTGGCTGTCACGGCCCTGGCACCAGGGTGCGATCGCCGGCAAGCCCGTCGCCATGCTCAGCGCCTCACCAGGCGCGCGTGGCGCGGTGGACGCGCAGCCCGTGCTGCGCTCGGTGCTCCTGCGGGCCGACGCGGTGATGATCGACGCCCCGACGGTGGCGATCCGCTACGCCGAGGACCTGCCGAGAGCGGACGGCCACTTCACCGATCCGGGCGTGATCGCCGACCTCACCGAACTCGCCCGCGCGGTGCTCGACCACCTGGGTCGCTCGCCGTGCACCGGCGGCCTGGACGGCCGGCTGCTGTCGGCCCAGCACACCTGA
- a CDS encoding BTAD domain-containing putative transcriptional regulator, whose translation MPLQLSGIRFLVLGPLEAWEGERRIHLGGVVNERVLAVLLLEAGRVVPIFRLVQAVWSETPPVTASHQIRKAVAELRRRIPDGSDLINTEPSGYRMTLQEWQLDLSLFTAREESARQALAVGARAEAAEQLDEALTLWRGPVLPDTGSATIDAAAAVLEERRLTATETLFDLRLSRGEAAGIIGELRGVVAAHPYRESVRRQLLLALYRAGRQAEAIDEYANARKLLSDELGIDPGPELSALYESILRKSPELTLSQELDEAAGRRAVPRAEPATEPPCTLPYDLGDFTGRQEEVSRLLEEAAGSPGRFPRIVVIDGMGGSGKTTLAVHVAHRMADQYPDGQLYLDLRGYSLDEEAVSLSTALDTLLRVLGLSGNDIPDDVGGRLALWRVFTSQFRLLLILDNAANRDLVRQLMPPSQDSFVMVTSRSPLVELDGAERLSLGMLPEKDSIELLSRSIGATRAGAEADATAELARLCGYLPLALRIASARLRKRRHWTVRYLVERLRNDGHRLDELHSGDLSVAAALTMSYESMQPQLRSGFQLLSLHPGPDFDVVSAAALLGTDLTGAEETLEYLLDAHLLQQYDQGRYSFHNLVRAFAQTLPRHPAEQEVVKRLVRQYFAFVERACDTLYPGRVDYGEAHPSGAGVVLPDLTTPERALAWFDNEQPRITGIIDLAFRHGLHRQATRIGRSLCFYLHDQSYFEQFEAVAGTAVEAARAGGDPELLCVSLTNLAVAYWQRDQYQDGVASLEEALKTAAGLNDSRAEGACLSRLSVFHTSLGNFGSALRYLTQAVRTHNETGSLREEAEALANLCHVTESLGRYTESVNAGRRAVALARETGARGVETTGLANLSLAHLGQGDPAAARDCLTRAHALCEEMRVPARTSLVLTNLARFHLDAGDLADASDHAARALLLARDIGSVSRQATVLNVLGSIDLAAGNSSSALTRFRAALNLAESIGLRLEAARALDGLARGTQALHLRRAAVRLRNAAREYLARLDLPSDYFSFRGPEGSLQSQGDGSLLGTGSGATGVQGA comes from the coding sequence GTGCCACTTCAACTCTCCGGTATCCGCTTCCTCGTTCTGGGCCCTCTTGAGGCGTGGGAGGGGGAGCGGCGGATACACCTCGGCGGCGTGGTGAACGAACGGGTACTTGCCGTCCTGCTGCTGGAGGCGGGGCGCGTGGTCCCGATCTTCCGGCTGGTGCAGGCGGTGTGGTCGGAGACCCCCCCGGTCACCGCGTCCCACCAGATCCGCAAGGCCGTCGCCGAACTGCGCCGGCGGATACCCGACGGCAGCGACCTGATCAACACCGAGCCGTCCGGCTACCGCATGACCCTCCAGGAGTGGCAGCTCGACCTGAGCCTGTTCACCGCACGCGAGGAGAGCGCCCGGCAGGCGCTCGCGGTCGGCGCACGGGCGGAGGCCGCCGAGCAGCTGGACGAAGCCCTCACCCTGTGGCGGGGCCCCGTCCTGCCGGACACGGGCAGCGCCACCATCGACGCGGCCGCCGCCGTGCTGGAGGAGCGCCGGCTGACCGCCACCGAGACGCTGTTCGACCTGCGGCTGTCCAGGGGCGAGGCCGCCGGGATCATCGGCGAGCTGCGCGGCGTCGTCGCGGCCCACCCCTACCGCGAGTCGGTGCGCCGCCAGCTCCTGCTCGCCCTCTACCGTGCGGGCCGCCAGGCCGAGGCGATCGACGAGTACGCGAACGCCCGCAAGCTGCTGTCCGACGAGCTCGGCATCGACCCGGGCCCCGAGCTGTCCGCCCTGTACGAGTCGATCCTGCGCAAGAGCCCGGAACTCACGCTCTCCCAGGAGCTGGACGAGGCCGCCGGCCGGCGGGCCGTCCCCCGCGCCGAGCCTGCCACCGAGCCGCCCTGCACCCTCCCCTACGACCTGGGCGACTTCACGGGCCGGCAGGAAGAGGTCAGCAGGCTGCTGGAGGAGGCGGCGGGCTCCCCGGGCCGCTTCCCCCGCATCGTGGTGATCGACGGCATGGGCGGCAGCGGCAAGACGACCCTGGCGGTGCACGTCGCCCACCGCATGGCGGACCAGTACCCGGACGGCCAGCTGTATTTAGATCTTCGGGGCTACAGCCTGGACGAGGAGGCGGTCTCGCTGTCCACCGCCCTCGACACCCTGCTGCGGGTGCTGGGCCTTTCCGGCAACGACATCCCCGACGACGTCGGCGGACGCCTCGCCCTGTGGCGCGTCTTCACCTCCCAGTTCCGGCTGCTGCTGATCCTGGACAACGCGGCCAACCGCGACCTGGTGCGCCAGTTGATGCCGCCGTCGCAGGACAGCTTCGTGATGGTCACCAGCCGCTCGCCGCTGGTCGAGCTCGACGGCGCCGAGCGCCTGTCGCTCGGGATGCTGCCCGAGAAGGACAGCATCGAGCTGCTCAGCCGCTCCATCGGCGCCACCCGCGCGGGTGCGGAGGCGGACGCGACGGCCGAACTCGCGCGGCTGTGCGGGTACCTGCCGCTGGCCCTGCGGATCGCCAGCGCCCGGCTGCGCAAGCGGCGGCACTGGACCGTCCGCTACCTCGTGGAGCGGCTGCGCAACGACGGCCACCGCCTCGACGAGCTGCACTCCGGCGACCTCAGCGTGGCCGCCGCGCTGACCATGTCGTACGAGTCCATGCAGCCCCAGCTCCGCAGCGGTTTCCAATTGCTGAGTCTGCATCCCGGACCCGACTTCGACGTGGTGTCCGCCGCCGCGCTGCTCGGCACCGACCTGACCGGCGCCGAGGAGACGCTGGAGTACCTGCTCGACGCGCACCTCCTCCAGCAGTACGACCAGGGCAGGTACTCCTTCCACAACCTCGTGCGGGCCTTCGCGCAGACGCTGCCCAGGCACCCCGCCGAGCAGGAGGTCGTCAAGCGGCTCGTGAGGCAGTACTTCGCCTTCGTCGAGCGGGCCTGCGACACGCTCTACCCCGGGCGCGTCGACTACGGCGAGGCGCACCCCTCCGGCGCGGGCGTCGTGCTGCCCGACCTGACCACGCCCGAGCGGGCGCTGGCCTGGTTCGACAACGAGCAGCCCCGGATCACCGGGATCATCGACCTGGCCTTCCGGCACGGCCTGCACCGGCAGGCGACGCGCATCGGCCGGAGCCTCTGCTTCTACCTGCACGACCAGAGCTATTTCGAGCAGTTCGAGGCGGTGGCGGGCACCGCCGTGGAGGCGGCGCGCGCCGGCGGCGACCCGGAGCTGCTGTGCGTCTCCCTGACCAACCTCGCCGTCGCGTACTGGCAGCGCGACCAGTACCAGGACGGGGTCGCGTCGCTGGAGGAGGCGCTGAAGACGGCGGCCGGGCTGAACGACTCCCGGGCGGAGGGCGCGTGTCTGAGCCGCCTGAGCGTCTTCCATACCAGCCTGGGCAACTTCGGCTCCGCCCTGCGCTACCTGACCCAGGCCGTCCGCACGCACAACGAGACGGGAAGCCTCCGCGAGGAGGCGGAGGCGCTGGCCAACCTGTGCCATGTCACGGAGTCCCTCGGCCGGTACACCGAGTCCGTGAACGCGGGGCGCCGTGCGGTGGCCCTCGCGCGGGAGACGGGGGCCCGCGGCGTCGAGACCACCGGCCTCGCCAACCTCTCGCTGGCCCACCTCGGGCAGGGCGATCCGGCGGCGGCGCGGGACTGCCTGACCCGGGCGCACGCCCTGTGCGAGGAGATGCGCGTGCCCGCCAGGACGTCCCTGGTCCTGACGAACCTCGCCCGGTTCCACCTGGACGCCGGCGACCTCGCCGACGCCTCGGACCACGCGGCCCGCGCGCTCCTGCTGGCCAGGGACATCGGCTCCGTCTCGCGGCAGGCGACCGTCCTGAACGTGCTCGGCTCGATCGACCTGGCGGCCGGCAACAGCAGTTCGGCGCTCACCCGCTTCCGCGCGGCGCTCAACCTCGCGGAGTCCATCGGGCTGCGGCTGGAGGCGGCGCGCGCGCTCGACGGTCTCGCCCGCGGGACGCAGGCCCTGCACCTGAGGCGGGCCGCCGTGCGCCTGCGGAACGCCGCCCGGGAGTACCTCGCGAGGCTCGACCTGCCCTCCGACTACTTCTCCTTCCGCGGCCCGGAGGGGTCCCTCCAGTCGCAGGGCGACGGCAGCCTGCTGGGCACGGGCAGCGGCGCGACGGGGGTACAAGGGGCCTGA
- a CDS encoding MFS transporter, with the protein MEHEIAKAGPERVPAGPEQVSADPERVSARSEQVSVRSEQVSAGPGRAGDEGTGRGRAGWLLVAGIVLLTLNLRPALVAVSPLTPLIGGGGTGGLSSSAISLLTSLPLLCFGLLAPVSPRVGRRLGIERSLVVAMALVIAGTAVRAIPDTVALFAGTVVIGAGIAIGNVLLPSLIKRDFPQRVGPMMGMFSMTLFGGAAVAAGLTVPLQHASGLGWRAMLACWGAPAVLAAVVWLPQLRSRSRLSAQGVRDAAHPVRGLWRQPLAWHVTAFMGLQSLTYYAATAWIPTLLQSSGTSQGTAGWMLSFSSLLGIAGSFLAPVVAERQMPAGAVAVLSSVLCAGGIAGILAAPAAVPYLWMVLLGLGQGGAISLALLFIVQRAPDTRHVAQLSSMAQSFGYVLAAFGPLALGALHDATGHWTLPLVVLLALLVPQACFGVAAGRNRHVRADDTTTAVPSR; encoded by the coding sequence ATGGAACACGAGATCGCGAAGGCGGGCCCCGAGCGGGTCCCCGCTGGACCCGAGCAGGTCTCAGCGGACCCCGAGCGGGTCTCAGCGCGCTCCGAGCAGGTCTCAGTGCGCTCCGAGCAGGTCTCCGCGGGGCCCGGCCGGGCAGGCGACGAGGGGACGGGCCGGGGCCGCGCCGGATGGCTGCTGGTCGCGGGGATCGTGCTGCTCACCCTGAACCTCCGGCCCGCGCTCGTCGCGGTGTCGCCGCTGACCCCGCTCATCGGCGGTGGCGGCACCGGCGGGCTGTCCTCCTCCGCGATCAGCCTGCTGACGTCGCTGCCGCTGCTCTGCTTCGGACTGCTCGCCCCGGTCTCCCCCCGGGTCGGCCGGCGCCTCGGCATCGAGCGTTCCCTCGTCGTCGCCATGGCGCTGGTGATCGCGGGTACGGCCGTGCGTGCGATCCCGGACACGGTCGCGCTCTTCGCGGGGACGGTCGTCATCGGGGCCGGCATCGCCATCGGCAACGTGCTGTTGCCCAGCCTCATCAAGCGGGACTTCCCCCAGCGGGTCGGGCCCATGATGGGGATGTTCTCCATGACGCTGTTCGGCGGAGCCGCCGTCGCGGCCGGCCTCACCGTGCCCCTTCAGCACGCGTCCGGGCTCGGCTGGCGCGCGATGCTGGCCTGCTGGGGCGCGCCGGCCGTGCTCGCCGCGGTCGTGTGGCTGCCCCAGCTGCGCAGCCGTTCACGGCTGTCCGCCCAGGGCGTGCGGGACGCGGCACACCCTGTCAGGGGACTGTGGCGGCAACCGCTCGCATGGCACGTCACGGCCTTCATGGGCCTGCAGTCCCTGACCTACTACGCGGCCACCGCCTGGATTCCCACCCTGCTCCAGAGCAGCGGAACGAGCCAGGGGACCGCCGGCTGGATGCTGTCCTTCTCGTCCCTGCTCGGGATCGCCGGCTCGTTCCTCGCCCCCGTTGTCGCCGAGCGGCAGATGCCGGCCGGAGCGGTGGCGGTGCTGTCGTCCGTGCTGTGCGCGGGCGGCATAGCGGGGATACTCGCGGCGCCGGCCGCCGTCCCCTACCTGTGGATGGTCCTGCTGGGCCTCGGCCAGGGCGGGGCGATCAGCCTGGCGCTGCTGTTCATCGTGCAGAGGGCACCCGACACCCGTCACGTCGCCCAACTGTCCAGCATGGCCCAGAGCTTCGGCTACGTCCTGGCCGCCTTCGGCCCGCTGGCCCTGGGCGCCCTCCACGACGCGACCGGCCACTGGACCCTCCCCCTGGTCGTCCTGCTGGCGCTGCTCGTGCCGCAGGCGTGCTTCGGGGTGGCGGCGGGGCGCAACCGCCACGTACGGGCGGACGACACGACCACCGCCGTCCCGAGCCGTTGA
- a CDS encoding FadR/GntR family transcriptional regulator — translation MPLRSPARSNLVDSVIEQVEDLIRRGEWPVGSKVPAEPVLVEELGVGRNTVREALRALAHTGLLAPRPGDGTYVLADSGLGAAVRRRLRHSDTIEAYEVRASLERDAARYAALRRTEADVTRLWDALAVREDAWGEDGADTSAFVEADLQFHRAVAAAAGNAVLAELYDQFSDSLRRALRSVVGAPLPEAARRQVAEHTAIVVAIESGDAEAAERAALHHLSAAMDALRDLSG, via the coding sequence ATGCCGCTCCGCAGCCCCGCGCGCTCCAATCTCGTCGACTCGGTCATCGAGCAGGTCGAGGACCTGATCCGGCGCGGCGAGTGGCCGGTCGGCAGCAAGGTCCCCGCCGAACCGGTGCTGGTCGAGGAGCTGGGGGTCGGGCGCAACACCGTGCGCGAGGCCCTGCGCGCGCTCGCGCACACCGGGCTTCTCGCCCCCCGCCCGGGAGACGGCACCTACGTGCTGGCCGACAGCGGGCTGGGTGCCGCGGTCCGGCGCCGGCTGCGGCACAGCGACACGATCGAGGCGTACGAGGTGCGTGCCAGCCTGGAGCGGGACGCCGCGAGGTACGCGGCGCTGCGCCGCACGGAGGCGGACGTCACCCGGCTCTGGGACGCGCTGGCCGTGCGCGAGGACGCGTGGGGCGAGGACGGCGCGGACACCTCCGCGTTCGTCGAGGCCGATCTCCAGTTCCACCGAGCGGTGGCCGCCGCCGCCGGCAACGCGGTCCTCGCCGAGCTCTACGACCAGTTCAGCGACTCGCTCCGCCGCGCGCTCCGCTCGGTCGTGGGGGCGCCCCTGCCGGAGGCCGCGCGCCGGCAGGTCGCCGAGCACACCGCCATCGTCGTCGCCATCGAGAGCGGCGACGCCGAGGCGGCCGAGCGTGCCGCGCTGCACCACCTGTCCGCTGCCATGGACGCGCTGCGCGACCTCTCCGGGTAG
- a CDS encoding P1 family peptidase, with translation MAGIRLRQAGVAVGGFPVGATNSIVDVRGVRVGHRTVSDGRATFSGATAIVVDGASSATPVRAGMFVGNGYGKFVGATQIAELGQVETPIVLTSTLSAFRAADAVVTWVLRRHGRAVTSVNPVVGEVNDSWLSTAEPRPVTAEHVLEAIDGASTEAVPMGNVGGGTGACALGFKGGIGSSSRVVDLGGGAATGEAATGEVAIGALAQINMGGSLRALGRTVLPADHGLPAAGPRADGGSCVIVIAVDAPFDANLLRRLASRAVYALARVGARFSHGSGDYALAVSTSEAGRPTVALTNHQTSAAFEAAMDAVEEAVLDALLAATTVRSTGGRVAHALPVESIAGVSGPGLPGPGLPGPGFSGPGLPGSESPERP, from the coding sequence GTGGCAGGGATTCGGCTGCGCCAGGCGGGCGTGGCGGTCGGCGGCTTCCCCGTCGGCGCGACGAACTCGATCGTCGACGTGCGCGGGGTGCGGGTGGGGCACAGGACCGTCAGCGACGGTCGTGCGACCTTCAGCGGTGCCACCGCGATCGTCGTGGACGGCGCGTCGTCGGCGACGCCCGTGCGCGCCGGCATGTTCGTGGGCAACGGCTACGGGAAGTTCGTCGGGGCCACCCAGATCGCCGAGCTCGGCCAGGTGGAGACCCCGATCGTGCTCACCTCGACGCTCTCCGCCTTCCGCGCGGCCGACGCCGTGGTGACGTGGGTGCTGCGCCGGCACGGGCGGGCGGTGACGTCCGTCAATCCCGTCGTCGGGGAGGTCAACGACTCCTGGCTCTCCACGGCCGAGCCCCGTCCGGTCACGGCTGAGCACGTCCTGGAGGCGATCGACGGCGCCTCCACCGAGGCCGTTCCCATGGGCAACGTGGGCGGCGGCACCGGTGCCTGCGCGCTCGGGTTCAAGGGCGGCATCGGGTCCTCCTCGCGGGTCGTCGACCTCGGCGGTGGGGCCGCCACCGGTGAGGCCGCCACCGGTGAAGTCGCCATCGGCGCGCTCGCCCAGATCAACATGGGCGGGAGTCTCAGGGCCCTCGGCCGGACCGTGCTGCCCGCCGACCACGGCCTGCCCGCCGCCGGGCCCCGGGCGGACGGCGGCTCGTGCGTGATCGTCATCGCCGTCGACGCCCCGTTCGACGCGAACCTGCTGCGGCGCCTGGCCTCCCGCGCCGTGTACGCCCTCGCGCGGGTCGGCGCCCGCTTCAGCCACGGCAGCGGCGACTACGCGCTGGCCGTCTCGACCTCGGAGGCCGGCCGCCCGACCGTCGCCCTGACGAACCACCAGACGTCGGCGGCGTTCGAGGCGGCCATGGACGCCGTCGAGGAAGCGGTCCTCGACGCGCTGCTGGCGGCCACGACCGTCCGGTCCACCGGCGGCCGCGTCGCGCACGCCCTTCCGGTCGAGAGTATCGCGGGAGTCTCCGGCCCGGGGCTCCCCGGACCAGGACTTCCCGGTCCAGGATTCTCCGGGCCAGGGCTCCCCGGCTCTGAGAGCCCTGAACGGCCCTGA
- a CDS encoding nitroreductase family protein, whose amino-acid sequence MQDPQERPGGIHPLLAGRFSPYRFDPSAVVDDHALGLLLEAARWAPSAGNSQPWGFFTARPGEPEHDRVLPHLAASSARWAADAGLLVVTLTRRYVDGTQLLYSEFADYDLGQAVAHMTVQAEAMGLAGHQFRAFDLAGLTKELDPDPGWAIVSMVAVGRAAGGPPKGRDRRSVAQLRSAPWSATE is encoded by the coding sequence GTGCAGGATCCTCAGGAGAGGCCCGGCGGTATTCACCCGCTGCTTGCCGGGCGCTTCAGCCCCTACCGGTTCGACCCGTCGGCGGTCGTCGACGACCATGCCCTCGGGCTGCTGCTGGAAGCCGCGCGGTGGGCGCCGTCGGCGGGAAACTCCCAACCGTGGGGCTTCTTCACCGCCAGGCCCGGTGAGCCGGAGCACGACCGGGTGCTCCCTCACCTTGCCGCGAGTTCGGCCCGCTGGGCGGCGGATGCGGGCCTGCTCGTCGTCACGCTGACGCGCCGGTACGTCGATGGCACGCAGCTGCTCTACTCCGAGTTCGCGGACTACGACCTCGGCCAGGCCGTCGCCCACATGACCGTTCAGGCCGAGGCCATGGGACTGGCCGGGCACCAGTTCCGGGCCTTCGACCTCGCAGGGCTCACCAAGGAGCTGGACCCGGACCCGGGCTGGGCGATCGTGTCCATGGTCGCGGTGGGCAGGGCGGCAGGCGGACCTCCCAAGGGCCGTGACCGGCGCAGCGTCGCGCAGTTGCGCTCCGCTCCCTGGTCAGCGACGGAGTAG